One region of Thiorhodovibrio frisius genomic DNA includes:
- a CDS encoding DUF2887 domain-containing protein: MKTDHPIYLFLRSGPEAFRVLTGGLQLEGAYKVCSLTIKSLERRLDGLVAPDGHSGPAYVVEFQAQPKAKSLYNLAAKIGLYGEENPEHEVLGMAVFLRAADIPDRPHWVHAPGSPIRCISLDSFLREWLAREPDNPYVAVFAPLIIETDAELTQRAPVLWQTIQQAPLDADTRETLSEVLEFWFFERFSRYTDEEIWTMLNLVTPLEETKAYQSIFAKGERIGPLPTWAEQRIAAAPEAQLDTWLDGIFDATGVEDLLGDQRERH, encoded by the coding sequence ATGAAGACCGACCACCCGATCTATCTGTTTCTGCGCAGCGGCCCCGAGGCGTTTCGAGTGCTCACCGGTGGCCTGCAGCTCGAAGGCGCCTACAAGGTCTGCTCGCTGACCATCAAAAGCCTAGAGCGCCGCCTCGATGGCCTGGTCGCGCCCGACGGCCACTCAGGCCCTGCCTATGTGGTCGAGTTTCAGGCCCAGCCCAAGGCTAAATCCCTGTACAACCTCGCCGCCAAGATCGGGCTCTATGGCGAAGAGAACCCCGAGCATGAAGTGCTGGGCATGGCGGTGTTCCTGCGCGCGGCGGATATTCCGGACCGACCGCACTGGGTGCATGCCCCAGGCTCGCCGATCCGCTGCATCAGTCTCGACAGTTTCTTGCGCGAGTGGCTCGCGCGTGAGCCCGACAATCCCTATGTTGCCGTGTTCGCCCCGCTGATCATCGAGACGGATGCGGAGCTGACGCAGCGCGCCCCGGTGCTCTGGCAGACGATCCAACAAGCGCCGCTCGATGCAGACACCCGCGAGACGTTGTCAGAAGTGTTGGAATTCTGGTTTTTTGAACGCTTCAGCCGCTATACCGATGAGGAGATCTGGACCATGTTGAATCTCGTGACCCCGCTTGAGGAGACCAAGGCCTATCAGTCGATCTTTGCCAAGGGTGAGAGGATCGGCCCGCTGCCCACCTGGGCCGAGCAGCGCATTGCCGCGGCGCCTGAGGCGCAGCTCGACACCTGGCTGGATGGCATTTTCGATGCCACGGGCGTTGAGGATCTCCTCGGCGATCAGCGCGAGCGCCATTGA
- a CDS encoding toxin-antitoxin system TumE family protein, protein MNPFQSLADYEAFIYGLESQFTAIRRSTLVVVRRGATVAVLRGELEFDHGIRLNVRERLTFDHSPGKIREYGYEVWQEGRLLYWYDSQPHPDDPTLTDTHPHHRHVHPDIKHHRIPAPGLSFQQPNIPFLLQEIGELELARPQDPS, encoded by the coding sequence ATGAATCCATTCCAATCGCTGGCTGATTACGAGGCGTTCATCTATGGCCTCGAAAGCCAGTTTACGGCTATCCGGCGTTCGACCTTGGTCGTCGTTCGTCGTGGTGCAACGGTGGCAGTCCTGAGAGGCGAGCTCGAATTCGACCACGGTATCCGCCTAAACGTGCGTGAACGGCTCACTTTCGATCACTCGCCGGGAAAGATTCGCGAGTATGGCTATGAGGTTTGGCAAGAAGGCCGGCTGCTCTATTGGTATGATTCACAGCCACATCCGGATGATCCCACACTGACCGATACCCATCCTCATCACCGGCATGTTCACCCCGATATCAAACATCATCGGATTCCAGCCCCAGGGTTAAGCTTTCAACAGCCGAATATCCCTTTTCTTTTGCAGGAAATCGGAGAATTGGAGTTGGCGCGACCGCAAGATCCGTCTTGA
- a CDS encoding type II toxin-antitoxin system VapC family toxin has product MRIYADTSVFGGLFDPEFAHASQALFEEFESGRFVLVTSALVEAEIEPAPEAVRAAFFHHTAEAEIALVDGKVLLLQQAYLQAGVVTTKSTDDALHVAMATVSACELIVSWNFKHIVHFDKIPKYNAVNTLQGYGPIGIFSPLEVIRYDNEP; this is encoded by the coding sequence ATGAGAATTTATGCTGACACTTCAGTTTTTGGTGGCTTGTTCGACCCTGAATTTGCCCACGCCAGCCAAGCGCTGTTTGAGGAATTCGAATCCGGTCGCTTTGTTTTGGTCACCTCCGCATTGGTCGAAGCAGAGATTGAGCCTGCGCCCGAAGCTGTTCGCGCCGCTTTTTTCCACCACACGGCAGAGGCTGAGATTGCTTTAGTCGACGGCAAGGTTCTGCTGCTGCAACAGGCCTACTTGCAAGCAGGGGTGGTCACAACCAAGTCCACCGATGATGCGCTGCATGTAGCGATGGCCACGGTGTCCGCTTGTGAACTGATCGTCAGTTGGAATTTCAAGCACATTGTTCATTTCGACAAGATTCCGAAATATAACGCGGTCAATACGCTGCAAGGCTATGGACCGATTGGCATCTTTTCACCGTTGGAGGTGATTCGCTATGACAACGAACCCTGA
- a CDS encoding RpnC/YadD family protein, protein MPADRHSAETASPKRDDDSPWKEALDRFFPEFLALLFPTVHAEIDWSKGVQFLDKEFQQLVREAKTTKRYADKLVGVTLRDGTAVWVLIHVEVQGEAETAFAERMYTYHYKIRDRYQVPVASLAVLADTDQRFRPQQFSTALWDCRVDVRQTLYAYEEQQHMPSVTKFSPDSVGAYYERITAADSRRWPMHCSGGSKRRPDGRLVSDKREVIR, encoded by the coding sequence ATGCCAGCCGATCGCCACAGCGCCGAGACCGCGTCGCCCAAGCGCGACGATGACAGCCCCTGGAAGGAGGCCCTCGATCGCTTCTTCCCGGAGTTCCTAGCGCTGCTGTTCCCGACGGTGCATGCCGAGATCGACTGGTCCAAAGGGGTGCAGTTTCTCGACAAGGAATTCCAGCAACTGGTGCGCGAGGCCAAGACCACCAAGCGCTATGCCGATAAGCTGGTTGGCGTCACCTTGCGCGATGGCACCGCGGTCTGGGTACTGATCCATGTCGAAGTGCAAGGCGAAGCGGAAACCGCCTTTGCCGAGCGCATGTACACCTATCACTACAAGATCCGCGACCGCTATCAGGTGCCAGTGGCCAGCCTTGCGGTCTTGGCCGATACCGACCAGCGCTTTCGCCCCCAGCAGTTCAGCACCGCACTCTGGGACTGTCGCGTTGACGTCCGCCAAACACTCTATGCTTATGAGGAGCAACAGCATATGCCGTCTGTGACGAAATTCAGTCCAGACAGCGTCGGTGCCTACTACGAGCGCATCACTGCCGCCGACTCGAGGCGGTGGCCGATGCACTGCTCGGGCGGGAGCAAGCGGCGGCCTGATGGGCGGCTGGTCTCAGATAAGAGAGAGGTGATCAGATGA